In Citrus sinensis cultivar Valencia sweet orange chromosome 3, DVS_A1.0, whole genome shotgun sequence, the sequence AGAGAAGCAAATGCTTCTAAAAGAGGTGAAAATTTCAAAGGCTAAGAGGAGACAAGCTGAACTGGAAACAGAAAGATGGAAGGCAGCATCGCAGTCTAGACACGAGAGGCATTCATTGAGAAGTATGTTTGTGAGCCAAGCCAATTCAAGATTAGCTGCTTCCTCTGGTGCAAAAGGAAAGACCAGATCATCGGCAACTGTTGAGTGTGAGCACattgagttaaaaaaagaCTCTGATGTTTTTTCTCCCCTTTCTGATTACTACTCAGCAGAAGGAAATGAGGAACAAGGTGAACAAATTCCTGATTTTCTGTATCATATATTCTACTTTATAATAACCTTTTTCCTATGAAACCAACTCCTAATGCTTAAGGTCATGATCATACAATCATACTAGATTGTCTTTCTCATGCTTTATTTGCTTCTGATTCTTGCATCAACAGCTGATGGAAAAAGGTTGGAAGGCTGGGTTCGATTGGAAGCAGAGAAGTATGCAGCTGTTATTGAGAAAAGGCATCACTTAGAACTAGAGGCTTTTGCAGaacaaatgagaatgaaagaTGAGAAATTAGAAGGTTACCGTTGGCGGTTGCTGAGCATGGAAATAGAATCAAAGCGTCTGCAGTCCCATGTTGAAGGACTGAACCACGAAACATCACAGCTCAGACATGACAATATGAAATTGGAAGCCTTATTATTTGAACGAGAAGAAGAATTACATTCTCTGAAAGAGCAATTCATTTCGCAACTGAAATCTTTTAGTTGCCAAAACAACATCTTAACATCATCTCTACATGATCCAGCACTAACCCATGATGCCATTTGGTCCAAAGACAAGAGTGTAAAGAGAAGACCAAaggaaaaggagaaagaaacaGAAACAAGTTCAGTGGAAATGGCTCAAGGAAAAGGCATAGATATAGAAGAAAAAACCCCATCGAGTAAAGAGTCCAAAAATGTCAAGTTAGTCCAATCTCCTGAAAAAGAGAATGATGCTTCCGTTGATAGTCCTATTCAAGAGGAAAAGATGAGCCTGGTGGAGGTTGACACAGTTGAAAAGGTAGCATCGTCAAGCCAGTCCCCGAGCAATAGAAACAATTCTCCATGGAGGATGGATCTTCATGCTCTTGGAGTTTCTTACAAGCTAAAGAGGCTGAAGCAACAACTTCTTATGCTTGAGAGGTTTACAGGAAAGAGTGGAGAAGATACAGAAAGCAATGATGATGGGATCAAGGGGTTGCTATCGTTGATATCTTTGCTGAATAAACAAGTTGGCAGGTACCAATCCCTCCAAGGGAAGATTGATGATATTTGCAAGCGATTGGTAAGCCTTCTTCCtacttatttgaaatttgtaacAAGTTTTTGCTGCAGAAACTTATCTGGACAAATGTTAAAAGTGTTTccacaaattttcaaattaaccAGGGCCAAGATCTTGAAACCAAACTTACAGCTGCTCCTAACTTTgtcttttgaaatttgtaCGGTTTTCAGCATGAGACTGGTCCAGAAATAAGTCCTGAAGATTCCAGTACCACAAAGAGGAGGGGAGATACTAAAACACTAGAGCATTTCCTCGAGGAGACGTTTCAGCTACAGAGATACATCGTATCAACAGGACAGAAATTGATGGAAGTACAGTCCAAGATTGCTTCTGGTTTTGTTGAGTTCACAGAAGAGCTTGACAAGTTTGCCTGCTTTGACAAGAAGCGCTTTGCTGATAGTCTAACAACTCTCTTTCAGGAAGTTCAAAGAGGTCTTGAAGTTCGGATTGCTCGAATTATTGGAGATCTTGGTGGGACCCTGGCTTGTGAGGGAATAATTCACTTGAGGAGGTAACGGTGAAAGTTGCCACTCCTGATGACATTTATGGTAAATTTTGTATAGGAAATTAATCTATTGACTCTAATGCCTTGCGGAATTCATCGCTTAGAAGACCTGCAAGCCCCATGAGTACAACATCACATCTTCCTTCTCACTCTCACGGGCTTGAACTATATGTTGAGCAGATCGAAATTCGGCCAGTACTCTGTCCAGTAGTTCTGCTTCTAGGTCGAATGTTAGCAAGAAACAATGAGCTAATAAGCTCTTTGCAAGTAAATTCCCCTGTCCACAACATGGTCTTTGTTAGTCACAATGAAATGAATAAGATTGTGACCCAAGCAGTAagcaaaaaaatgaaagataaaatgagGGAGAGTACGAATTGTTTTTTGATCAATGCCTTTGGAAAGAAAACTCTTTCCTTGACGAATTGCTATCGtagaaaattaagttaatgAGGTAATTGCTTTGATTAATGAAATATGCTTGAAACTGCAAAgcaaaatgtaatttcatGATCAGATATTGGACAAAAGTTCTTATGAATCTCCTAGTTTGCTCCAGCTTAAGGGGAATAAAATGGAATTATGAAACATATCTGATCATCACTGGGAATATAGacgaaatttattttgaaaagcagACTTCGGTCGAGTCAATGTACACTAAATGGATGTAATATTTGTTATAATGGGTGAGGGAATAAGGTGTCACTTGTCAGAGAGCTTAATGCTATTGTCTTATGCCCTTGCTAACTTAAAAGTTTTAGGTCAACTGGTAACTTGTCTCTCAAGCCATAAGGAAGCGGTGGATTCTACCAAATGTAAAAGTCCGAGTGAATTTGATGCTTTGCTGGAATGCTGCTGAATACCCGAAGATTACTCAAGAAAGCTTTTGCATTCAACTTTCTCTGCGTCACAAACTTCAACAGCAACTTCAACTCAATTATTTGTGGCTGTAATTGACATCTCAACAAGCATATCAGATAATTTAATGTGCAACGTCTTTAGGTTGATAGACGAATCTCCAAATGTATTGAATTTGGTTTTGATCCATCTATGACTTTTCCCCAAATGGGACCCTTGATAGAAGCTTGCTGCCATGCTgggtttgtaatttttctGTGGATCAAATTATATCCAGAAAAGGGAGGTAGTTCATCAACTTATTTCACAAAGCAGCACATGTTGGGTTGGGATCAGAAATTTAATGCCATGGATATCGAATGAAAGCACCtgataaattacaaaataggGCACTGTCACTGTTCATGCGGAAGCAGTGGCTAGCTGTTTGTGGGTGAAGTTCATGGCTGATGTGGGCTTGCAAGTCTTAATAAGTCACTTCAATGCTTAACGTCTTCATTGCTTCCTTCCCTCTTTCCACCAGAAGCTTTCAGATTTCTCaaagttttatttgttaatttttctatatttataaatatgggGAGATTAAGTAATTAACTTTTAGCGAAAGTTTAAAAATACGCAAATTCTTCGAATACTTAAGAAAGACGCATCACGGTTAACATCATGAGAATGGTCAAGGGAACCTTTGACTTTGAGAAGGGCTAATATGCTtatgtaaatttattgataCGTAAAGGAAACTTTGGTGCTTATTTGAACTTTGATAAAAGTTAGGTGATCATATGacaattttcacaaaataaaaggaGTTTGGCAAGTAAATGACCGTTTTACGCATTATAAGATAATTACATGCATTAACTAAggttattataataatattattgttattattattcttaagCTTACAATAACCTAATATCCTCCCCAttcatgtaaaaaaaaaatttgaatccGGAAACTCTTATTTcaagagagaaaatttattatttcaactATATAGTAATTTCACTGTAATAACGGAAGTTAATAGATAAGTGATtcgaaaataaatttgttatctTAGTTGTAAAGAtcctaattttttaagaaattatatatttagacaATTAAGTCCCTCATGTAACTGTCACCTCAACCATTTTCCAGTTCCACATGCCATTTGGCAAGTTAAGGCATCTTCTATTGGTAAATTATATGTAGGTCCCTTGAGCTTTGAAAaaaggttgaagaaaaatgagtGGAGGtgacaaatttatatttagacAATTAAGTCCCTCATGCAACTGTCAGTTCACTAAAATGATGAGTCATGTTCTGAGGGAAACTTACGTCAGACCAGCGCATATCGCGCCTCATCCTGTTGAAATCGCATGCCGAATCACTTGGGTTAATTTGATAAAGCAGCGGCTCCTAATAcgtgattattaattattgtaatattttaacagGTCTCAAACTGTCtcatataaatttttctctttacacAGATAACTCCGGTGAAAGTCAAATGctaagtgtttaaaactttttaataatgatacaaaacaaatgatttttaaacaaatggtaaattttgaattaccCCTATTGTGAATTGActgtctttttatttctttacttttaaaaaaccTAAAGTGTTTTATTCACGagatgagagaaaaataaggtGAGTTGATGGATATTAGTTTGGTTTCTTAACAAAAGTGGGGCAAATTGAggttttaaaatgaaaatccGAAATTAacccttaaataaatttgacttttaaatcattttttttcatatttccccattaattatcatttactattaaataattcgtctattttcaataaaatttagtcctcaaagtagtttttttttttttttaatttaggcATTATTTGGAATCGAGATTGGTTAGTTgttacttttaagttataacactaaagtatttgataaatactaATTGTTGTAGTTTGAAAGCTAAGTTGGTTCATtatatctttataattttgtcaaaattattatttaataattatatctactacatattttaacttttattttataattgtatttttttttctgcagCAACTGTAATCTTTAAGCGACAACATCTCAATACCAAAGAAAGCTTTAGCCtctattagttttttttttttttttccattagcTAACATATCAAGATTGGGTatcaaagatgagaaatactGAAAATTGGGAATTGGAATGGATAATGTTTTCATACTCGCTTTTAATTCGTGAAGGGGACAAGGATTAGCGGTAATCCTCATCCTCACCCCTATACTtggttctattttttttataaaaaaaaatagccaAAGTATTTTATCCTCTTtgcttttaaaatcttttagcgagaataaaaatagttgatgtaatattatcatttcatttctttattgaatGTCAGTTTGATGGAAATGATTTGAAcgattaattagttgatgattTATATGTCGAGGTttgtttaattagttaattagtattatcattattgttgtggAGATTGCCACATTTGACGTTTTGCTTTTGGATGATTTCATGACATTTATTTTAGCTCCAGGATGTTCGAAAatgaattaagtttttttttaacgtaATTAcgcatttttatttgttttaattatgtatattaATTGTGTAACACAAAATGACATGCACATAAGCATTTGTTTTTTGCTTTCTAAAATTAAGCACGCTTTCGTTAGAACCAAAACCAATtaacttaaaacaaaaataaaaaaataaaactaaatgcCGGCTTCgaaaaacttaattataacCCAATTAACATATACTACTACGGTTGGCAGTTACAAGATTTTTTGGCATGACATTGGTACGTACTACGTATCGTCGCATTAACTTAACCGTCTCAactaaattacttaattaatcttcttcttttttttttttttccatcctTCATAAAAATCTAAACAAATTAAGTTGATCGAAGCTCTCTTTTAATAAGACTTTCCAGAAGAAATAATAACGTTGGTGCATGGCCTGGctcctaattatttttatttttttttacttttattttactcgtaataattaagaaattaaaaattttgcattttctcGTGAAGCAGAAGCGCCAGGCAGGAGCgttttaatttgtatgaaACTGACCCCCTGGTCCTCACATTTCACATTCACCACCTTCCTCCCCTTCTCTCTTATAAATCAAACCTCGTCCTTCATAATCTTTATGATTCcaaaagcattaaaaaataaataaaaaagaatttgtgaAAATGGTTTTAGACTCAGAGGAAAAAGAGTGTCATGATCTAACTTCGAGATCGAGTAGTAGCAGTACAGTGCCAAAGCTATCTTTGCTCTCACTTCCAAGCAATAATAAGGCGGCAATATCGATGGAGCCACCGGGGATGTTAACGCCGCCGATCAAAGTCCTAGCCTCAGTTCCATTCCAATGGGAGGAAGCT encodes:
- the LOC102631130 gene encoding uncharacterized protein LOC102631130 — translated: MEKGVCGLITSEEKSDSLYPMYFGVSCAFFALRMLSVAETKDDKWSELHDKMLRGSAQLLGLLVWRVQRDGANGEKCKLSQKLDAAEREIEELKKLRHEDAKANEKVVGIFAAQEQSWFSERKQLRQQIGALINELRILDKKKDESISELNEKLKDMELLVRSKDRVLEEDEQKRKELEEKISIAEKIAEELRENAKQEAQEHSNEIRKHKTAFIELVSNQRQLEAELGRAHRQVEARKEELDLVLEQKEESVSFAQKLSLEIVKMRKDLDQKDKILSAMLRKSKSDTAEKQMLLKEVKISKAKRRQAELETERWKAASQSRHERHSLRSMFVSQANSRLAASSGAKGKTRSSATVECEHIELKKDSDVFSPLSDYYSAEGNEEQADGKRLEGWVRLEAEKYAAVIEKRHHLELEAFAEQMRMKDEKLEGYRWRLLSMEIESKRLQSHVEGLNHETSQLRHDNMKLEALLFEREEELHSLKEQFISQLKSFSCQNNILTSSLHDPALTHDAIWSKDKSVKRRPKEKEKETETSSVEMAQGKGIDIEEKTPSSKESKNVKLVQSPEKENDASVDSPIQEEKMSLVEVDTVEKVASSSQSPSNRNNSPWRMDLHALGVSYKLKRLKQQLLMLERFTGKSGEDTESNDDGIKGLLSLISLLNKQVGRYQSLQGKIDDICKRLHETGPEISPEDSSTTKRRGDTKTLEHFLEETFQLQRYIVSTGQKLMEVQSKIASGFVEFTEELDKFACFDKKRFADSLTTLFQEVQRGLEVRIARIIGDLGGTLACEGIIHLRR